The segment CTAGCATTCGCACTGATAGTGGGCAAGCGGGATCCTTTAGCAATTTTTTCATTGAGTTCTGCCCCGGTGATTTGGTATTGTTTTGCCTTTACACTGGGATTGAATTTTTGAATGAGTCCAAACCCTGTTTCAAATTCAGGAATGATTTCTAGAGGTATTTCTACTTCTTCAATTCCAAAATCACGGTTGGCGCCAATTAAACCCATTGCATTTTTTAAAGATCGATAAGCGTTTTGAACTGCCGCATCATTATTCACTACGTCTACCCTTGCTTGCCCGAACCGAACTTCTGCTTTGAGAAAATCCGTTTTTTTGGCTGATCCTAATTTGTATTTTTGTTCTGCCAGGGCTAACTGCTGCTGGGAACTCATAAGATTGGATCGAGCCACATCCATTAATTGGGATGCTTTTAAGTAATTGAAATAGGCCGAATGCACATTACGAATAATATTGGTTTTTAATTGACGATCGAATTCTGCAGTAATGCGATAGCTGTTTCTGGCCTGCTTAATGGTATTCCACCACACACCCCCATCATAGATATTCTGTGAAAAGGAAATGTTGGAAGAGGCTGATATTTGACTGTTGATTTTATCCAAGGTGATTTCTCCCGAAACAGGATCATAAGATCCTCCGGTTCGTTCGGGAAACATGGACTTACTCATGTTTCCCGAAAACCGGAGTGAGGGCAAAATACTACTATATGACCCTTTGACACCTTGTCTGGACGATTCCAAGTCCATGGCAGATGCCTTGAGAGATTCCTTATTCTCCAATGCGATTTCAATCGCTTCTTTCAGAGAATAAGTTTGATTGAACCCTAATGCAAAGGGTATCAGAATTAAAATTCGTTTAATAATAATCAAATCCTTTCTTATCCAAAGATGCCTTTGGCACCAGCACCAATTCCGGCAAAAACTATCAATCCAAATATCCATAAAGCTGTCATTGTTGCTAAAGCGGTTTTGGTTGATTTATTATACAGGATACCCACGCCCACAGCTACTATAAAGACACGCCAAAATGCAAATATATCTACCCCGGCTAAAAAACTGTTAATGAAGTCACCCTGTTCCCCAATCCCTAAAACACCTAACCCGGTAAATATCATAATATTATCGGTGATGAATTGAATCGGTGTTTTGATGATATATTCAACCACCGATGGTAAATAGGCGAATGCACTGATGGTAAACATCTGTCCATATTTTCCCCCGCCCCCTAAAAACAAATTGGCTGTTAACATGACAAATAAGGACCAAAATGCAATTCTAATGGGCCATGAAATGGCCATACTTAAGAAAGTAAAAATAGCACCTGCACCTGTTTTAGAATAAATACTGTCGTAGCGTTCAGATAGAAATTGCTCTTTATTCTCTTCAGGAATTTGGGAATTTCCTTCAATGCTTTTTTCTATCTGTTCCCATTGCATATCTGCAATTAATTCCTGCAAAATAAACCCGGAAGCAACTGCCAAACCCATGAGTAAAGCAATCGGCATTAAAGCCTTTTTCCAATCAAATTCTCTAACAATAGTTTCCATGGTTTCACCGGGAGCGGTGATCACATTAATCATTGTGCCAAACATGTTATTCTCCTGCCCTTATTATCAAAATATCTAAGACGTTTGATGCCTTAGACTCAAAAAAGTTTCTTTGGTTGTCAGACATTTATATTTTTTCCATCCGTTTCATATTCTAGGATGTCCCCCGGTTGACAGCCCAATTCTTTACATATTTTTTCTAACGTAGAAAATCGGACCGCTTTCGCTTTTTCTGTTTTCAAAATAGACAAATTTGCCTGCGTAATGCCCACTCTTTCAGCCAAATCACCAAGAGAAATCTTAGATTTCGCCATCATTACATCAAGATTAATGCGAATGCCCATTAAACTGTGAGCTCCTGCTCTTCTTTCATCTCTGCCCCAATACGAAATGCTTCACCAATTACAATAATGATCATGGCCACCAATAGAAGACTCAAATTAAAATGGATTGTTGATTTAGGAATAATTGATTCAAACGAAAGTCTTGGCGTAATAAAAATGTTCAGTAAAATATCATGGAAAAAATCAAAAATACCGATTATAAGTATAGAAAAACCGATCCACCGTAGCCTGTTTCCATTTTTCATATTAAAAGGATCACCCTTTTTTACAGATCTTACCAGTTGTCTTAGCAATAATAATATCCAAATGATAAACCCAAAAATACTAAATCTTATCAGTTTTACGGGAATTAATAACCATTCCGGCGTGGGAGATTCAATAAGAGCGAATGCTTTTGCTTTTGCAATCTTAACTGGTAATTCTCGACCTGAAAATTCCGCGACACCTTCTTCTTCTACATTAAAATGAACCGGATAAAGTAATTTTGTAGTCTGATCTGTAATTCCAAATACAGGCCCTGCCAACAACATTAAAAATCGATAGCCAATATATAGCGCCAACAATGTGGTGATTGCGGTAATTAACCCGTCTGTAATTTTAATAAATAAATAAACACGATGCTCCGACATTGCCCTAATCCTTTAATTAACGGGGCCGATATTAGCACATATAGATTATAATTATCAATAAATATTTATTGTTTTTCGATATATTTTATTGAATTACCAGTTTACCTCCCGTTCGTTTAAAAGGATAAAATTTATAGGATTCATTAAAATAATCAATATTTGATCCAATTGCCTTCATAATTCCATTGGGTAAATTTTTATGATCAACAACAATAAAAGGTATAATTTTATATTCACCAATAGCCAAGAAATTTGAATTAAGTGGAAATTTTATTTCCCAGTGATCGGAGGGACGAATAATCCCTCCTCTCATAATTTTCGCCTCATTAATATCAATAATTTTTATCATTTCATTAGATTGGGAATTTAATAGAAGCAACCCCGTATGTATTGTTGTATCCCTCTTTACAATTCGTTTAGAATAAATAAATATATTCGCAACATCTGGTTTTAAATAAATATCGAAAAGTAAAAAGGGATACCTATCACCAGTATTTTCGTCTATATCTTCTTTCTTCGATACTATAGTTTCCAATTCAAACAATCGTGATAAAGTAACATCATTATACAATACCCCTTTGCTTGATATAATTTGTATATCCGGTACGACCTTACCATTCACAAATTCAATTTCTACCTTATTTAATGCATAATTTCCTATAAAAAAATATAACGAATAAATACCATCGCCAATCCCGCCGCTATTGGGACTACTTCCAGCCGGAAGATTGAGCGTAAAATTTCCCTCATTATCTGTTCTCGACTTAATATCAGTTCCTTCTAACCATATAAAAATTCCATCATGAAAATTTGATTTATCTAACAACACCTTTCCAGAAATAAATCTTTCGGGAATTGTATCTTCTCCAAAGAAAGGATTATCCTCACAAGCAATAACAAAAAATAACCATAAAAATATTGATTTTAAAATTTTGCTTTTCATAGACTACCCTTTATAGCGCAAGGTTAAAGGTGATATATCTACGTGTATCCCGCAAAAGAAGTCCACCTAAAGTTGTCTCATTTTTCTTTAGATTTCTACCGGCATAACTCAACTGACCTTTAAGCCGTCCTACCTTGGCCTTTAGAGTAATGCTTAAATCATAATTTGAAAAAGGTGGTAATTCAATTTCCGCAAAATTCTTGTCCGGCATGAGGATTAAACCAACCTGCTCTCCCTCACTAAACCATCGATAACTGATAGAAATAAATTTCCAGTTCCCTGTTGCTGCTCCAGTTATTTTTGATGCAGATTTAAATGGAAAAACGCTCATGTCTGAAATATTATATTTCGAAAAACCCACCTCACCAATCAAATGTTGATTGTACCCTTTAACCTTAAACTTTCCTTCAAAACCGCTCATCTGGGCAAATTCTATATTCTCGTAGAACCCAACCGGCAACCCCAACAAATAAGTAACGCGCATTTTGTTTATATAATCATTTTTAAAAAAACTGCCTTGAAATTCCAATTGATCTATATTTTCTAATTGTTCCTGTTTACTGACGATACTAAAACCCAATTCGAGGGATTTCATTTTTTCAGGAAATAATGAAAATGTTTTCCCAGAGTCGCTTTCTGTCAAACTTATTTGCTGTTGTAATGTGGGGAATTTCATATTAGAACCGGTAGTCATCCAAAAACCCATTGTCTGGTTTAGCTGCCTTCTCGACGCAATAGTTGACACTTTTACTATAGTATTTTTCCAATCATTTTCTCCGAAATTCAAGAATGCTTTACCGTCATTTTCCCCTTGATGATCCTTGCGAAATATTAATCGTGACTTACTATCTTTTACCACATCCTGTCTGATGCTTAAATCTAAATCGGTAAGCCAATGACCTTCATCGTCCCCCTTACTATGCAATTTAATAACACTGGCAAAACCCATTTGACTGCGGTTGAGATCTGCCCCTTTTAGGCCAATTTGGTTCACATTATTCATGGCCCTGTCATCCCAAAACCTTAGCACAGATTCTTCCATTTGGGCGCTGAACATTAATTCCACTTGGTTCAAATTGATATATTTTCTGGATTCAAATTTTTTGGCATTATGATCTAAATTGCGCATGATCATTCCTGACACATTGTTCAATCCCTGAATTTCCTGTAAATCATGATTACCAAATCCAAATTCCACCTCACCTAAGGGGCCTATAACCCCATTATATCGAAGGGCTATCATTTGATTGGTGGAATTAATTGAATTGTTATCCCTGTTATTATCAAATGATTGTAAATCCTTGGTCATGTTGATATCCAAATCGCCATAAAACCAATGATGTTTAAACTTTTGGTTTATATCGGCTGACGTGTGAGTTAAACCGGAAACTAGCCCGTCATTTTCCACTTCAAGGTTTTCAAACAATCGGGTGTAAGTACCCCGTTTTCGATTTAAAGAAATAAATGTTTCCCCAAATTGAAGTTGACCATTTACATTCCAAAATCCAGATTGATAACTGCCAAACTGCTGAGAAAACTTGACCCATTTATCTTTTGAGTTTTTGGGGACAATATTCACCACACCAGAAAATGCATCGGGACCATATAGAACAGAATGACCACCTTTTACAATTTCAATTTGTTCAATATTTTGCATATCGATCAGAGACAAATCAAAAACATTATCGAATGAACGGTTGAGGCGAAAACCATTATATAGAATCAAGACATCATCTGCATTCCCAGCACGAATGGATATAGTCTTTCTACCGCTAAGGGACTCCTCGATCTGGACGCTTTGATCCGTTGCCAAAAGATCACCTGCATCGGTAAATCCTCGCAACTCAAATGTTTCGGAATTAATAATAGAAACAGAC is part of the Candidatus Neomarinimicrobiota bacterium genome and harbors:
- a CDS encoding TolC family protein: MIIIKRILILIPFALGFNQTYSLKEAIEIALENKESLKASAMDLESSRQGVKGSYSSILPSLRFSGNMSKSMFPERTGGSYDPVSGEITLDKINSQISASSNISFSQNIYDGGVWWNTIKQARNSYRITAEFDRQLKTNIIRNVHSAYFNYLKASQLMDVARSNLMSSQQQLALAEQKYKLGSAKKTDFLKAEVRFGQARVDVVNNDAAVQNAYRSLKNAMGLIGANRDFGIEEVEIPLEIIPEFETGFGLIQKFNPSVKAKQYQITGAELNEKIAKGSRLPTISANASMSGSSDNFGDAVSNSYNDQKRTSTGLSISIPIFSGNSISTRIQKAKIVVDKTESEYLTQLQDLAVQLQGIVDQLNNYQEIIPINETVLVSAEEDLKLAQMRYTQGSTTILEVLDSQVSVVRARSSLIRSKYDAYIVQANLKALLGTLDSKKQ
- a CDS encoding helix-turn-helix transcriptional regulator, yielding MGIRINLDVMMAKSKISLGDLAERVGITQANLSILKTEKAKAVRFSTLEKICKELGCQPGDILEYETDGKNINV
- a CDS encoding DUF2975 domain-containing protein; the protein is MSEHRVYLFIKITDGLITAITTLLALYIGYRFLMLLAGPVFGITDQTTKLLYPVHFNVEEEGVAEFSGRELPVKIAKAKAFALIESPTPEWLLIPVKLIRFSIFGFIIWILLLLRQLVRSVKKGDPFNMKNGNRLRWIGFSILIIGIFDFFHDILLNIFITPRLSFESIIPKSTIHFNLSLLLVAMIIIVIGEAFRIGAEMKEEQELTV
- a CDS encoding TonB-dependent receptor plug domain-containing protein, translating into MKKYYLLHYILLSAILWGQNISGTIKDRITRVSLSGVNITAENSDYGVSSDASGNYILDVSSFDQDQIVKFQHIGYEQLSVRINVLFKSPNVVMKPRVLQFDPIETSGDKRKPSIEKDLPQSVSIINSETFELRGFTDAGDLLATDQSVQIEESLSGRKTISIRAGNADDVLILYNGFRLNRSFDNVFDLSLIDMQNIEQIEIVKGGHSVLYGPDAFSGVVNIVPKNSKDKWVKFSQQFGSYQSGFWNVNGQLQFGETFISLNRKRGTYTRLFENLEVENDGLVSGLTHTSADINQKFKHHWFYGDLDINMTKDLQSFDNNRDNNSINSTNQMIALRYNGVIGPLGEVEFGFGNHDLQEIQGLNNVSGMIMRNLDHNAKKFESRKYINLNQVELMFSAQMEESVLRFWDDRAMNNVNQIGLKGADLNRSQMGFASVIKLHSKGDDEGHWLTDLDLSIRQDVVKDSKSRLIFRKDHQGENDGKAFLNFGENDWKNTIVKVSTIASRRQLNQTMGFWMTTGSNMKFPTLQQQISLTESDSGKTFSLFPEKMKSLELGFSIVSKQEQLENIDQLEFQGSFFKNDYINKMRVTYLLGLPVGFYENIEFAQMSGFEGKFKVKGYNQHLIGEVGFSKYNISDMSVFPFKSASKITGAATGNWKFISISYRWFSEGEQVGLILMPDKNFAEIELPPFSNYDLSITLKAKVGRLKGQLSYAGRNLKKNETTLGGLLLRDTRRYITFNLAL